The proteins below are encoded in one region of Scophthalmus maximus strain ysfricsl-2021 chromosome 4, ASM2237912v1, whole genome shotgun sequence:
- the gtf2f2a gene encoding general transcription factor IIF subunit 2 isoform X1, whose amino-acid sequence MSEKGEVDLTGAKQNTGVWLVKVPKYLSQQWAKASGRGEVGKLRICKKGNQGKAEVSFTLNEELTVLEGLESKTATVPREHPFTMQSVGGQMLAVFTENSSGQSEERSDGVSSGSGAGAGPDRIALEGVVVQRAECRPAVSESYMRLKRLQIEESSKPTRLSQQLEKAVTSNYKPVANHAYNLEYDRKKKEEGKRARADKQQVLDMLFSAFEKHQFYNIKDLVDITKQPVSYLKEILRDIGVYNVKGTHKNTWELKPEYRHYQGEEKTDE is encoded by the exons ATGTCGGAGAAAGGAGAAGTGGACTTAACCGGCGCCAAGCAGAACACGGGCGTATGGCTTGTAAAG GTGCCCAAATACCTCTCTCAGCAATGGGCTAAAGCGTCTGGCAGAGGCGAGGTCGGGAAACTCCGCATCTGCAA GAAAGGAAACCAAGGAAAAGCAGAG GTCAGTTTCACTCTGAATGAAGAGCTGACGGTGCTCGAGGGTTTAGAATCCAAGACGGCGACTGTTCCTCGTGAGCACCCGTTCACCATGCAGTCAGTGGGAGGGCAGATGTTGGCGGTCTTCACAGAGAATTCATCAG GCCAGTCAGAAGAGAGATCTGATGGTGTCAGCTCAGGTTCGGGGGCGGGGGCAGGTCCAG ATAGAATAGCCTTGGAGGGAGTGGTAGTGCAACGGGCAGAGTGCAGACCTGCTGTTAGCGAAAGCTACATGAGGCTGAAGAG GTTACAAATAGAAGAGTCCTCCAAGCCAACGCGGCTGTCGCAACAGCTGGAAAAAGCTGTCACCAGCAACTACAAACCTGTGGCCAACCATGCATACAat CTCGAGTATGAtcggaaaaagaaagaggagggcaAGAGAGCACGAGCGGACAAACAGCAGGTGTTGGATATGCTGTTCTCTGCTTTTGAGAAGCACCAGTTCTACAACATCAAAGACCTGGTGGACATTACCAAGCAGCCTGTG AGTTACTTGAAGGAAATCCTGCGAGATATTGGCGTCTACAATGTGAAGGGAACACACAAGAACACCTGGGAGCTCAAGCCAGAGTACCGACATTACCaaggagaggaaaagactgATGAATAG
- the gtf2f2a gene encoding general transcription factor IIF subunit 2 isoform X2, whose amino-acid sequence MSEKGEVDLTGAKQNTGVWLVKVPKYLSQQWAKASGRGEVGKLRICKKGNQGKAEVSFTLNEELTVLEGLESKTATVPREHPFTMQSVGGQMLAVFTENSSDRIALEGVVVQRAECRPAVSESYMRLKRLQIEESSKPTRLSQQLEKAVTSNYKPVANHAYNLEYDRKKKEEGKRARADKQQVLDMLFSAFEKHQFYNIKDLVDITKQPVSYLKEILRDIGVYNVKGTHKNTWELKPEYRHYQGEEKTDE is encoded by the exons ATGTCGGAGAAAGGAGAAGTGGACTTAACCGGCGCCAAGCAGAACACGGGCGTATGGCTTGTAAAG GTGCCCAAATACCTCTCTCAGCAATGGGCTAAAGCGTCTGGCAGAGGCGAGGTCGGGAAACTCCGCATCTGCAA GAAAGGAAACCAAGGAAAAGCAGAG GTCAGTTTCACTCTGAATGAAGAGCTGACGGTGCTCGAGGGTTTAGAATCCAAGACGGCGACTGTTCCTCGTGAGCACCCGTTCACCATGCAGTCAGTGGGAGGGCAGATGTTGGCGGTCTTCACAGAGAATTCATCAG ATAGAATAGCCTTGGAGGGAGTGGTAGTGCAACGGGCAGAGTGCAGACCTGCTGTTAGCGAAAGCTACATGAGGCTGAAGAG GTTACAAATAGAAGAGTCCTCCAAGCCAACGCGGCTGTCGCAACAGCTGGAAAAAGCTGTCACCAGCAACTACAAACCTGTGGCCAACCATGCATACAat CTCGAGTATGAtcggaaaaagaaagaggagggcaAGAGAGCACGAGCGGACAAACAGCAGGTGTTGGATATGCTGTTCTCTGCTTTTGAGAAGCACCAGTTCTACAACATCAAAGACCTGGTGGACATTACCAAGCAGCCTGTG AGTTACTTGAAGGAAATCCTGCGAGATATTGGCGTCTACAATGTGAAGGGAACACACAAGAACACCTGGGAGCTCAAGCCAGAGTACCGACATTACCaaggagaggaaaagactgATGAATAG
- the gpalpp1 gene encoding GPALPP motifs-containing protein 1 — protein sequence MSSDKPIGPALPPMFRKESDEDSDSEEGFAGPALPPGYKRGEPSSSSDGSEEEVSVKRAKTSHASGDRAAEAEKKKTQEEDDDDGFFGPALPPGFKKQQCSPERPPVLGPALPPGFRRAAYDDDDNDDDDDGEDGEGIPGPALPPGYQAQPSSSEGEDEEVIGPMPSKGPIRDSVAQDFERRARMMKEKLTGDDTPEVVSRETWMTELPPELQHIGLGARTFKKKSGPENKDRSMWTDTPADRERKARERLERKEKGEEEKDSPPQVPHKDLEMAEKVSKFNETKRAESLISLHTKKMKEKAKEVADKPVERRPFDRDEDLQVNRFDEAQKQRLLKKSQELNTRFSHSKDRMFL from the exons ATGTCGTCTGATAAACCAATCGGACCTGCCTTGCCCCCGATGTTCAGGAAGGAGAGCGACGAGGACTCTGATAGTGAAGAGGGTT TCGCTGGCCCCGCGCTGCCTCCGGGCTACAAGCGGGGAGAACCGTCGAGCTCCTCGGAtgggagtgaggaggaagtgtCGGTCAAAAGAGCCAAGACGAGCCACGCATCCGGAGACAGAGCCGCCGA ggcagagaaaaagaagacacaagaagaagatgatgacgaCGGCTTCTTCGGACCAGCTCTCCCACCAGGATTTAAGAAACAACAGTGCTCACCAGAAAG GCCACCTGTGCTGGGACCAGCTTTACCTCCCGGCTTTCGCAGAGCAGCATATGACGACGATgataacgatgatgatgatgatggtgaagatggggAGGGTATCCCGGGGCCGGCCCTACCCCCAGGCTACCAGGCTCAGCCCTCCAGCagcgagggagaggatgaggaagtgaTTGGACCCATGCCGTCCAAAGGGCCTATTAGGGACTCTGTGGCTCAGGACTTTGAGCGGAGAGCGCGAATGATGAAGGAGAAACTCACAGGAGAC GACACCCCTGAGGTGGTGAGCAGAGAAACATGGATGACTGAGCTCCCACCAGAGCTGCAGCACATCGGCTTAGGGGCTCGAACTTTTAAGAAGAAATCGGGTCCAGAAAACAAAGATCGCTCCATGTGGACAGATACGCCCGCAGACAGGGAGCGCAAAGCCAGG GAACGCCTTGAGAGAAAGGAGaagggcgaggaggagaaggatagTCCCCCACAAGTCCCCCATAAGGACTTAGAAATGGCAGAGAAAGTGTCCAAGTTTAAT GAGACTAAGCGTGCTGAGTCTCTGATTAGTTTGCACAcaaagaagatgaaagaaaaagcaaaggaGGTGGCTGACAAGccagtggagaggagaccgtTCGACCGGGATGAGGACTTGCAGGTGAATCGCTTTGACGAGGCGCAGAAGCAGCGGCTGCTGAAGAAATCTCAGGAACTGAACACGCGGTTCTCCCACAGCAAGGACCGAATGTTCCTGTAG